From the genome of Megachile rotundata isolate GNS110a chromosome 3, iyMegRotu1, whole genome shotgun sequence:
ttaagtgtTTATTCTAATAAGGTAGTTTAAGTTACACTTCGCGTAATTAATCCACACAACCAATTCAGACTAAAACATACTTTGATTAAAACAATATCGCAGATAATGAAATCAAAAGTTGATCGACTTGGTGTGGAATGACCcatttttttacaatattttgtaattgtttCAAAAATCTGTTTGAATAAAATTGGGATGttgtatacataaataatatacagGATGCCATATAATATACAACTAATGTAATagccgaaaaggggtggtaggcgGGACcatactgaacaactttttcttttgccaaaatattggttcagattttattttggaGTTATTAACAGGAAACATTTGTAGACTATTCCGGGTTAAAGGTgggaaatagaaaaaaaataaattagaggCCGAGCAACAGTTTAACAAATAACGGATACGGAGGGTACTTAatgtttcaattcaatttttctgGATAGACTCTCGCGCATCTTCCTGTACAGAGTATTTATGTCTTCCCAGGACGCTGCGAAGGGAGAAAAACACGGAGTGGGAATGGGGATGACGTTTCCCGAAATCGGGAATTCCCATTTTCCCCTGCGGCGGTCACCCGGCCCAAAACCGTTGACCGGTGACCCATCCGGCCCTCGACATACAAATTACCGTGACAGTAATAAACCCAAGGATCGCCTCGACTTTTCAAACTACATgtaccgaaaaaaagaaatacaactaCGCCAACCCTGGGCTCAATGTGCCTACCAACTGGTAAAACGGACAAGTAATAGTTCCTTGGTCATTTATTGTTACTATGGCAAACCCCAATATTCTAAAATactcgaaaatataaaattatgtttacaCTACATTTTTGTATTCATTATTCGACATaattttcatctaacagcttccTATTAAACCGACCCTCATAGTATCATCTTATTATACCGATCGGCTGTCACActtgaagctgtcgctcacacGCGCCCGGTCCACGCGAGCTCTCCTTAGTCAGTGATTTTTTCCTCATAACTCTAAAATGAAgtctcaaccaatattttggcaaagaaaaaagttattcagaatcGTCCCGCCTACCAAACATTTTCGGCTCTTGCACTCAATGTGAAACactctatatgtatatttaatgatgaataatgtttatttgatttatttgtcacATAATATTACCTAGTAACTTCAAATAAGCTGGCGGCATGTAAGCAGATCATAATCATTAATGATTCTGTTCCAACATATGTAGTTGAAACTATCGCTATCCATAAATAGTAAAAAgtggtaataataataggatGTTTTTCTTTGTCGAAGAAAGTTACCACATCTACTGGTAACTTTATTGGACGAGATTCATTGAGGGGCATAATTATGTCCAAAACAATAGGTGAAAGATGGCATAATATCATTACGCCCGCCGCCGAATAAACAAATGCTGTAAGACATACGACATCATTAGCTTTGTACTTTACAAGTTACCAACCTTAAAATCTTCAGTTACACGCAAAAAGTGTTGACAGCTGTTTTCCCACAGAGTTGTatttctgcataatttggtgTATCACGTTGTTTTTCGTTtgcaaatggaatttaattCGATCCATTATTCCTTTTACCTGCATTTTACAGTAATGTTTATATTGCTAACTTACTGTTATATTTTGTAACTTACTGTATTAACATGATAGCAAAGTGCATGATATTTTACAAGTGTCCCCATAGTCACAGTCATAATCGTCAGGTTCTTTAACACACGGTACAATGTCATTTCCACAGTGGTAACGGCTAAaacctaaataattttattataccgTCAACTGTTACATTGATTGAGTAAAAAAGCAACATATATAATTGGTTagcaataaaatagaaaaaccaGAATGATGTGACATCGTTACACAAAATAATGATCCAATGTAAAAAACAAAATCCGTGgatattctaataaaaatacTACCTTGCCCGAGTTTTTGGCTTGATAAGGTAAATGATTTCCTTACCCGGATATGTAATAAactggatatttaaaaatactcaTTTGTTATTGATATTTACAGATTTCTCCATAATATAGCGATAACTAAATGTTAGTTCTAAGCTCCTGAGTCAGTTAGTTTTCAAACAGCACATTGTATATTTATCAATAAATTACGAGTGAACATTATACTTGGACTAAtatcttctttattttataattttaataaaaattaaatacttccTGTTATTATACTGTTAAGTACCGTTTGTTCtgttgattttaataaaaataccgtAAATTCTGCCATATTTTCGCGAAACTGATGGTCTGAGGAATATGAGTAATTATTGACTTATATAAAAATCCGTACTTACTCTTCGCAATAGACACTTCAGTACTTGTTACCTAAATGTACTTATAACCTGCGATCGTGTAAGATCTTTCGGTTATTTTAATTAGTATTCataaaagaatgaaataaacaaTTAGTTACGAAAAACTACATTTACCTTATTCTACTACAGCGTGAATAAAATGTCATGGAcgtatgaattaataaattaaacaaagcTTATACTCGATACCTGAACTGATATACAGAGGCCAATGTTAAAGccgacaaaaatatttttaaacagtcGGAGCATTCTGCTTTCATACGGCCAAAGTCCTAGCACTGACAAAAGAAAGACACAGAGTTTATTGCAATCAGTCAATTGCACCATCGCGTGTGTGGGTTCAAACACAACTGATCTCGGAGTTACTTATGCACCCTCTGTTTTCTTTAGCTCCGCAAGAACatcatattttcaaagaatattttgataaaatgttGCAGGAAGTTTCTTACCAGAGTAAAATGATTGACAGattctacaattctaaaattacttATTCATATTTAGGAAGGGTATGAGTAAAGCAATACCTACAGCTCGTCTTGGTACGGTGGGAAAATTATGGGGTGCAAGAAGTCATAAGAGAAGAAACtttttcgaataatttttatattttatatttctccgAAGCAAGTCTacgaggggggggggggggggggggggggggggcggtgGCATTGTTCGATCGCCTTCAGTCGGTTTACTTCCTCCGAAGAGAGTAGACGTGTCCAGTAGCAAACAAGTGTCAGTAGTGGAAAGTTATAAAGTAATATAGCCGTAATAGATATTGGTGAGTTTATATTTCCTTACAATTATGTATCCaatatcaaatttgaaagttctggTACGGATGTATGGTATTGATAGAATGAATTGTGAAGCAAGGAAGTAGATTAGAAAATTATGATTATCATAAACTGAAGGATAATAGTAATTACTATTGTAGCAGGATATACATAATTAAACAGGATATACATTGACCCGTTAAAAGCAAGATTTATTaagaagattagaaatttttacaagCAACAAAgataattacaaaatgaaaaaatttccttCGTACATTGATATAACCGGAGGGTTAGGAGTGGATAATGTGGAATTTATATGCACGCGTTTATTGAAATAGAAGACAAAAAGGGAAAAGACTTTAATCGGATAATAGTTGAAAGTTATAAAGTCCGGTAGAGGTGACAGAAATTGTTCACAGGATAGGCAAATGTTAAAAACTGGATTTATTGAAAAGATTGGAACGTTTGACAAGGAAATtaggttttataaaatatacaacatacacaaacaaaattatattattttgtttgtgTATGTTGAAATCCCGTTAAATCATTAAACACGGCGAACATATCTTATttgattaattagaattattatatatttcaataaaatatctttTTTGTAACTATAACCCGCGTAACTCtcaattattcttatttgtcaATTCTAAGCTGCAGGGAGGTATAGCGCAACACCGACCAAGAGGGATCACCACACGCAcggtaaaatttatatttcaatatttttcgacTGCATGACTCGTTTTAACCAAGCGGCCACGAGACTCTAGCATATCCTTTTTCGGCCGACAtatgttcggccgcgaaccgaaacctatgccgcggctaagcaatttattgcagggcccaagcggtcggcgcgtaggccaccgtcaatagtttttacttcgGAGTACGGGTCACCGAGTACCCTATTGTCTAACAGATCCGgtccgaacgaatcttaccgtagacatgTACATACCATAAATCAGTTAACAGCTGagtttttcgttttaaaaacagttttgggcaaacaaaagcatagagttcttcctaaccgttaccttcggaaacgcgagggtatttaggcgatttttcgtacaacgaaaaggacagtcgaacgttgaagcttgcacggttcggatcgagagtcaaAAAAGTCAATCGTGAGTTCGAAAGTTCCGTATAACGCAACGTAGCATAACCAATGCAGgatggttcggaaatcattcacaacaccattcgagcgagaccctgcactcctcgaatgggccacggtagggtggttaaatcatacatcgcacactgttcgggtgagtcctacactcctcgaatgggccacggtagggtggttaaatcgtacattacacactgttcgggtgagtcctacactcctcgaacaggccacggtagggtggttaaatcatacatgattcgagtgagtcctacactcctcgaatcgatcatcgtgaataatctcacgcaacgtgaattatcacgcaaatcgaacaacgctgagcgagaccctgttctcctcaaatcgaaccacattgagcgagaccctgttctcctcaaatcgaaccacattgagcgagaccctgttctcctccaatcgaacaacattgagcgagaccttgttctcctcattcaatacgcaatcaacacaacgtacacatactcgtacacattttcaccgtagaatcgttaacgaatacataattttgtaaggggttttttatgccgcaaggctttttcccctaattcgaatcgctagagccaataaactatcacgatttttcaggctcaattgtgtctaaacaatttttatttaccctcttcctcaatcgaattcatctattccttgaaacacgaaatttctccatgttggaaagatttcgacgatacaacaTACATTCGTCGAACTACCCATATCGAACGAGTGTCCAAGAACGTGGTACTTCCTACTATACAGGGTGTGTCGTAATTAGTGTTACTCCCTAAAAGGATTGGTAAAGaatgtcattctgaacaagattttcctttgcaaaaataggattTGAAGCGtcttttttgaattattaaggaaaacacggaccaatcacaggacgaggattacgcgcgccgagaagcaGAAGTAACAGTTTTGAGCCGTGTAGCTGACAATGAGCGTGATTATGATCAAGTGCCTATGCACCGGGATAGGGTAATCGTTTAATAAGAAGCCCTTACGCCAAATttcagttaaataatt
Proteins encoded in this window:
- the LOC105663776 gene encoding uncharacterized protein LOC105663776: MGTLVKYHALCYHVNTVKGIMDRIKFHLQTKNNVIHQIMQKYNSVGKQLSTLFASFVYSAAGVMILCHLSPIVLDIIMPLNESRPIKLPVDVVTFFDKEKHPIIITTFYYLWIAIVSTTYVGTESLMIMICLHAASLFEVTR